The DNA region catattttaaatataatacaaatataaaattattcaaaataataaataaatatgtAACACAAATTTAATTGAATATTATAAAATTGTGAAGTGAAACATgaaaaaatataatattaacttgatagttattattaaatataataaaagAGATAAATTTATAGATGAGCCAATTCaatactattttattttaaagGGAAACGACAAAAAAATATTAgcataatttttttaatataattttaattgTTCGAGACAAATGGACAATGACACTATAGGATAGCCTAAATATAGTATTAAGTTTTTTTTTTTCAGGACCATACTAAAAAAATCCTTACAAATTTAGGTTCTAATTCTAAATTTCAAACTCAATGTTTTAGCAAATTTAGCTAATCAATCCATATAAACTAACCTATTTTAACAATTTTAGATATGAATCCACCTACTTGCTCTCAATGTAATTAAGAGGTTAAAGGTAGTGCATTGTCGGTATAAAAAATATTACACTGACATCCAGtttaaatattttatattgtcAAATCATAAAAAAATCTTACACTGACATCCAAtgtaaatattttatattatcaaatcataacaatattttaaaaataaaaatatggtGTGACGGGATACACGAGTCTCATTGGTTGACaatgtaaaaatattttacactgtcaatgAAGGAGTGAAGGAAAATAacgatccaaaatgcagcggaacATAAAAAAAATCTCTTATAGTGATGCTTACGAATGGACATGAccagtgatagaattgttacctcttgtggcgattgaaatctttgatggagatctacggagcgatcacgaatgttgaatggtgacaacgcctctactcagtccacacgaacggattccttcaatctcagtgctagctgcacgaatgaaggctttgaatgagagagagagagagaaacaaaattacaTCTGCACcaatgcttatgcacaagggttctatttataaaatgtgtgggatgcaagctaaaaagtccacttaagtgtatgtgacccatatcttatgatatgccaaaatcacttaagcgcatggtaccttaccatattttgtattctacttaagtacactataccttacgatgttctacaattcacttaagtgcaccgtaccttatggtgttccttatttactctatctctcatcattccgtccttttgtgtgtgaccctgtaggtttttgtgatattagcaattatattaaatcacgtatttaacataataaacagtgagtggtatttagcaacacatcactgttacccaagacacgaaaatgtcatgtgatatgacaaatccttttgtgataatacttatgtgtacaattacccttttatccttatgtctatattgaacacaaggcatagactgtgtcatccttgtctagttcaatattgggcaCGTAGACATctatcctgttatgcaggatggacaaatttcatctaggtcactcatgtccctcaacatgcttcgtggagtactcgtcaactgtctttatggtcatccagttacggacaacgtttgatcaacaataagaGACTCGACTCTATATCTggggtccatagtggtttcaggtcgaagggtgatatacaccataatcaccatgagaataacttatgatactttgcataacattttatatagtattctcatagcgggtcaatccaatataaatattactcttaatattcatacatatgtttaagacttgataactccttatccatgatctgtgagatgtgatcatcagtctatatacataatagtcttaatgctttaatgttatcccacttcacaataaagctcgactacggatactttaagaataaggtccttatgtttaatgagatctcatgattaagtcacacttgatacattaaacagactagctattctaaCTTAGAAAGTCTATTTGTAGTGATTTCCCTATATGTAGATGTGGATAACCAAAAAGCACATAGACTTCATTCCTAATAAAAAATTTCCAATATATTCATTATGCATCATGGGACAAAAGAATGATTGCTACAAGCCAACACCACCAAACTAGAATCCAATTCTAGCAAAAAATTAGACCATTTCATTGCTATAGCACGCGCCATTGCTAAGATTATTGTCATCAACTCTACAAAAAGGGCATCACTTGATCCCACATTACAAGAAAAACTACATAAGAGAGTAGTATCATGGTCCCTAAAAATACCTTCACATGCTGCAATAGATATAATTCCTTGAGAGGTACCATACCGTTTGCCTTGATCAAATTATCCAAATAAGGGTTCCATAGAACTTCCTTGACAACAATTATAACTGGAGGATGAATATCAACTTTAAAGGTCTTCAAAATCTTGAAATCAAACATAACATGGTTGGTTGTTGTCTTGGTCAAGGAGTCTGAGATCAGAACTTGAGACATGATGTAGGAAATGACGGTTCTCCAAGGAATGAGTTTACCATTGAATCTAGCTTGATTCCTAGCCTTCCACATGTTGTCAAAAATATTGATTACGACTACCAGGAAAACCACAGAGCATTGTTTTGACCAGGTTTGCCTAAGCAGCTTCCAACAATCACCCATAGAATTAATGGAAGGGCCAGAGTCCATAATTGAAGCCAACCAAATCCAAAGTCTTCTAGCATAGGAGCACTTGAAGAAGAGATGCTCTAAAGATTCTACATTGTAATGACATAGGTTGCACCTGGAGGTCATGTGAACACCTTTATTTGTGAGCTTATCATTAGTGGCAATCTACCAAGAATCACCATTTACAATAATAGAGGCTTTGTATGAGGGATGAAGTAGTTCCAAATAATCTTACCTCAGGGATTTTCTTGAGCAGAGTTAGCTTTAAATGAATAAGTAATCTTGAAGGTGAGGATGCCATTTGACTCAAGACGCCACACTTTCTTGTCCTTTGAAACATCATTTGCAATAACTATGTTTTGAGTAAGACTAGAGATCCGAGGATATAAGTTGATCACCAAGTCAAGGAGATTGATATTGTGATCTTCAATAAAGTGGCCAATCTTAGATTTTAACCTCCCATGGAGACAGGGAGGATTGTTCAAGAGACTTGTCAAAGTTTGACCTGCCCAATTGTCTAATCAGAAGTTGAGACTATTTTCATTACCAATGAGCCAGGAAGAATTAATCTCAAACTTAACACAGGCTTCCTTCATACTACTCCAAATATAGGAGAACATATGATGACCAATATTCCCTCCAGGTCTAAGAGCTCTGTCTCTAAATTATCCAATGGCAGCATTGCAAGAGATTAGAGGCCAAATTCAGAGTGGATATAGATTTTATCCCCACACCCTCTCTTTAAGACATCCTGACAACAAGAGTTCCAAGATATAGTCACCATTTTCTTTGGTGGATGTCACCACTCCAAATGAACTTTCTTGTCCACCCTCAATGATTTTCACAAGAGAACAAGCTCAGGAGTACGCCAACATACTATGGATTAACATACTATGAATGATAGGTTTTACCAACAACATCCTACCAGTAATGAATAAGAGAAAGGTTTTCTAAGTAGCTAGTTTAATATTGATTTTATCAATAATAGATTGAAAGTAAATGTGTTTAGATTTATCCTTAAAAATGGGGACTCCCAAGTAAACAAAAGGAAATGAGCCCACCATGAAGCCCCTAAGGTTGGCCAAAAGAGAGTGCTTCTGAGAAGTGAGAGAGCCAACATACAAAATTGATTTTGAAGGGTTGATGTGTTTCCCTAAGGAGTCATCATACTCCTTGAAGATAATATTGATTGCTTGGATGGAAGAAACATCACCTCTTCTTAAAAACATGATGTCATCAGCAAAAAGAGTGTGAGACGGGACATTGACATTCTTGGTTTCCTTTATAAGTTTGATCTTGTCCTCAGTAGCTAAGGTAGTGAACCCTTTACTTAAGACATCTTCTGCAATGCAGAAAAGAAGAGGTGATAGAGGGTCCCCCTGTCTGACCCCTTTCTTGCACTTGAAGAAACCTCTGGCTTGGCCATTGAGAGGGATGGAGATGTAGGCTAAGTGGAGAATGCAATTAAATCAATGACAAAATTTTGAACTAAAACCAAACTGTTGAAGCACTCTTATGACGAAGTCTCAACTTAATGTATCAAAGGCCTTGGATATGTCCACTTTCATAGCCATGTTGCCACCATAAGACCTCTTGTGAAGCATGTTGCCTACCTCTGAAGTAAGACAAATACTATCTTTAATAAACATGTCATGAACAAAGGCCTTTTGCTCCTTAGAAATGATTATTGGAAGAATCTTTGACATCCTGTCTGCTAGGATCTTTGTGATTATCTTGTGTTTTAAGTTGGCCATGGCAATGCCATGTACTTCTCAATGTAGTCTACACCTTCAACCTTAGGGATTAGAACTAGAGTATTTGAGTTATAGTTTGGCTGAATCCATCCATCTGTGAAGAATTGCATTGTGGCTATTATCACATCCTCTTTGATAattgaccaaaaagtttgaaaGGAAATAGGACCAAAACCATCAGGGCTCCTAACACTGTCACCGTTAAGGCTAAATACTGCACCATGGATTTCCTCTTGTGAAGGTAACATGGTAAGAAGATTGTTAGCTTGGTCATTGACTAGCTGGGGGACCACTCTTTCCACTAGATTACTATCCTACAAAATAGGAAAAATGTTAAACGAATCATAATAGTGATTGACCACATGTGTGGCAATCTTGTTAGGATCAATTGTCAAGGTGTCATCTATCTTTATTGAATGTATCCCTCTTGCTGCGTTCTTGATCTTAGCAATCATGTGGAAATACTTTGTGTTCCAATCACCTTTAGCATACCACCTCACTCTAGCTTTCTCCTTCCAGAACAAATCCACAATAAAGAGGGCATTATCTAAGATGACTTGAGCATGATTCTCTTTCTCAATGAGATAATCAGAGTGGCTCTGAGCAACTATGTTATTTTGCACCTCTTGCAGACAAATCTTAGCTTTTCTAACATTCTTATGAATGTTTCCAAATATTATCTTGTTCCAATCATTGATCTTACACTTTAATAACTTTAGCTTCTTTTTGAGGATGAACATTGGGCAACCAATCACCTCAGTTTTCCAAATAGAATCCACTAAAACTAAACATATTAGAGAGCAAATAAACATATTAAAACAATACATACACTATTCATAAAACTCAACTATCTTGAATTTGTTGAGTTTATAGATGACTAAATGTGCATGTCTACCTCATTTAGATTCACCCTGTgaccaaaaaaaaaaaatagagcTGCATGGAACACACATAATAGATGATGTATGTTTAAAATCTTAACTTGCCCAAAAAAAATGATGGTAGGACGGATTCAACGAATCCTCCACCTCTAAAAACTAAATATTGTAAAATTTATATAAATATCAACGTCTATAAAAACTTCATAAAAAAATACTCAATATTAAACAAAAACAAAGTGCGCGAACTTAAAATAAAATCTAAAAAAAGATTCTATTAAAACGGATAGGCCTAACATGTCATACTCATTTGCTGTCCTTTATTCAGCTAAAGTTTAGAGTGATATGCTAATACTAATAAATACTAATAACGTGGTATAAAACAAACTAAATACAAAGGTATTTAATTTGTAAAGCTTAATAGCGCACTGAATCTTTCATATTTTTCCAAACTTCAAGAGTTTGGGTCTACGTCAAATAATTTGGGTAGCTCAATGATGGAAGTAGCTTGACGAATTCTtttgcttttaaaaaaaaaaaaactaaactAGCAATAAAAACGTGAAAAACATTTATCAGTTtaacaaaaatataatcaattaaCAAACTTTTGAGGTTAACTTACTGCAAATCTCagtttttaaattaaattaaatttaatgtttaatatttttatttaattataattagtaatcatttgattaaattaaattaaaaattataattaattgAACCCCACTCAAATAgtaaataatatatataataaacCAACTATATGGCACAAAATAAAAGCATAACACTTAATATCTCAGTGAAAAATTGTTCTAGAATTGTATCACCACCATTAGTAGGTCTTTTAATTCGCGTGTAAAATGTTTAATCATATAATCTTAATCTAACAAATCATCCgatatttatttgttatttttttaatAAACGGTAAGTGTTTGTTAtagtttttttttgttataaataaaatattttttattatttaatactTTATCCATTTTAATATAATTATTAAAATTGGTCATTTTATACCgattaaaaaatataataaataaaagaGAATAATATTTTTATCAAATTATTCATATCTATTATTAGTGTATATGAATTATTATAAATATAAAATGATAGAATAATAAATTGAGAGTATTAATCAGAGAATAAGATTGAAAGATATTAAAATCACATTGGAATTAAAATACAATATTTATTT from Lathyrus oleraceus cultivar Zhongwan6 chromosome 1, CAAS_Psat_ZW6_1.0, whole genome shotgun sequence includes:
- the LOC127086477 gene encoding uncharacterized protein LOC127086477; translation: MFILKKKLKLLKCKINDWNKIIFGNIHKNVRKAKICLQEVQNNIVAQSHSDYLIEKENHAQVILDNALFIVDLFWKEKARVRWYAKGDWNTKYFHMIAKIKNAARGIHSIKIDDTLTIDPNKIATHVDSNLVERVVPQLVNDQANNLLTMLPSQEEIHGAVFSLNGDSVRSPDGFGPISFQTFWSIIKEDVIIATMQFFTDGWIQPNYNSNTLVLIPKVEGVDYIEKYMALPWPT